From a region of the Lactuca sativa cultivar Salinas chromosome 4, Lsat_Salinas_v11, whole genome shotgun sequence genome:
- the LOC128133495 gene encoding uncharacterized protein LOC128133495 — protein sequence MSLANYSNMNSVSIANSLGSGSRAPILIPEEYNSWVGRMNLHLNAINEDVWKCVEGTYVTPENMATLATNQATQVEITKKLELQAKKELVSGIPHSILSQMDDIILLTANQIWENLKNRFCGNKRIIGNKRTSVLNEFDNFKMLSSETIHDAHDRFNLIMGNPAIHTETLYNLYGELQSYESSIDPPTTAAFGGPLALVSTTSQNQTPFNDQNFNHFNQTTSFQNQAFQSDSNDEADYQQLFQQNHSQPSQQAQTQTPKRLPIKSQKDDSDEEVIICHNCKGTNHYARECRAKNKTKIKDSAYYAQRADELKKLENQEKQRALMAIHEPSVEYWPTSDDEAEHEPTQSNFCFVAGVEIPSRAPNVIEQLTDSLKQINSLETENKRLIWNMDSIKVARKLSDDIFTKANTLGTGKIDTNYRPGIGRESFEIEQAKQKNMTNCENSESTLHNLFTSVNEEDSDDETVINCSPDDTAFSVSKKSFKRVVNSETDSASSLTHQIKNTDGTTKLKNFLNGENSSYKDGSTSIPTAFPTMTSSIVGKTSLGQKYSKKQQTSKKSIQVTKTPLIKPNLFEKQPKKPNVIPHKQVLNAGEPNDDTWYIDSGCSKHMTGNRNYLRDFKPIQTNQDVTFGNNMKAKIKGYGNITNGNFTIKKVAFVDDLKHNLISVSQLCDNNLEVLFTKQRSLIMDAKTKDVIVDSDRAGNMYPLDMDLIYGKPDICLLSKAPADISWLWHRRLSHLNFGYINKLIGDDLVRGLPLLKLDNETLCAACEKGKLSKSTHKSISESSVSEPLELLHIDLCGPAKTQTIQGKKYILVVVDGFSRFTWVFFLRLKSEAPEEMINFIKQIELKLKRPVRRIRSDNVAYRVLNKRTRVIEESTDVHFDEFYVRKLDREHFGSKMIENIFQNPIQQTPSPDIDIEIDLDLLFEQPKTAYNSELLTTLIDPTGTPSEVIPQTNQNDANQFEGEPPTHTSSLEQTPNPPLNTRTPNSQNNPDASFMGEPSNLFQDETPGEEQWDTETPIIIAEENRLIKWTRNHPTDQIIGDPNIGIQTRGASTNECLFGAFLSTTEPKTIHSAIKDPDWVKAMQEELAEFERNDVQDGYTETRLTIKESFVETRHVL from the exons TTACTCCAACATGAACTCTGTCTCCATTGCAAATAGCTTAGGATCTGGTTCACGGGCACCCATACTCATTCCTGAAGAGTATAATTCGTGGGTTGGCCGTATGAATCTTCATCTTAATGCTATAAATGAAGATGTCTGGAAGTGTGTAGAAGGAACATATGTTACTCCAGAAAATATGGCTACTCTTGCTACAAATCAAGCCACTCAAGTTGAAATTACAAAAAAGTTGGAACTCCAAGCCAAAAAGGAACTTGTTTCTGGAATACCTCACAGTATTCTAAGTCAAATGGATGACATTATACTGTTAACCGCAAATCAAATTTGGGAGAATTTGAAAAATCGTTTTTGTGGAAATAAAAGAATCATCGGAAACAAAAGAACATCTGTTTTGAATGAATTTGATAATTTCAAAATGCTTTCATCAGAAACCATCCATGATGCTCATGATAGGttcaatttgattatg GGAAATCCAGCTATTCATACTGAAACTTTGTACAACTTGTATGGAGAActtcaatcgtatgaatcctcgATTGACCCACCAACCACTGCAGCTTTTGGAGGACCACTTGCACTTGTGTCCACAACTTCTCAAAACCAAACACCTTTCAATGATCAAAACTTTAATCATTTTAATCAGACTACATCTTTTCAAAACCAAGCCTTCCAGTCTGATTCAAATGATGAAGCAGATTATCAACAACT ATTCCAACAAAACCATTCTCAACCTTCCcaacaagcccaaactcaaaCACCTAAAAGACTTCCGATTAAAAGTCAAAAGGATGATAGTGATGAAGAAGTGATCATTTGTCACAACTGcaaaggaacaaatcactatgccaGAGAATGTCGagccaaaaacaaaaccaaaatcaaagactCAGCATACTATGCTCAAAGAGCCGATGAATTGAAGAAACTGGAAAACCAAGAAAAGCAAAGAGCATTGATGGCAATCCATGAACCAAGTGTGGAATACTGGCCAACTTCTGATGACGAAGCTGAACACGAACCAACACAATCAAACTTCTGCTTCGTAGCTGGTGTTGAAATACCTTCAAGAGCTCCAAACGTCATAGAACAG cTGACTGATTCTTTAAAACAAATCAATTCTCTTGAAACCGAGAATAAAAGACTGATATGGAATATGGATTCTATCAAAGTTGCCAGAAAACTAAGTGATGATATTTTCACCAAGGCAAACACCTTGGGAACTGGCAAAATTGATACGAATTATAGACCAGGAATTGGAAGAGAATCCTTTGAAATTGAACAAGCAAAACAGAAAAACATGACGAATTGTGAAAACTCTGAATCTACTCTACATAATCTTTTCACATCTGTTAATGAGGAAGATTCAGATGACGAAACAGTTATCAACTGTAGTCCAGATGATACTGCTTTCAGTGTTTCCAAAAAGTCTTTCAAAAGAGTTGTAAATTCTGAAACAGACTCTGCAAGTTCTTTAACTCACCAAATCAAAAATACTGATGGAACCACTAAACTGAAAAACTTTTTGAATGGAGAAAATTCCTCTTATAAGGATGGTAGTACTTCTATACCAACTGCTTTTCCTACAATGACTTCATCAATTGTTGGAAAAACTAGTCTGGGACAAAAatactccaagaaacaacaaacaagcaAAAAATCCATTCAAGTCACCAAAACCCCACTAATCAAACCAAACCTTTTTGAAAAACAACCAAAGAAACCAAACGTCATACCTCATAAACAG GTACTTAATGCTGGAGAACCCAATGATGAtacatggtatattgatagtggctgctccaaGCATATGACAGGAAACCGGAACTACTTACGTGACTTCAAACCTATACAAACCAATCAAGATGTTACCTTCGGCAACAACATGAAAGCAAAAATCAAAGGTTATGGAAACATAACAAATGGTAATTTTACCATAAAGAAAGTTGCCTTCGTCGATGACCtgaaacacaacctcatcagtgtttctcAACTGTGTGATAACAATCTTGAAGTTCTTTTCACCAAACAACGAAGCTTGATCATGGACGCCAAAACCAAAGATGTTATAGTTGATTCTGACCGTGCCGGAAATATGTATCCACTTGACATGGATCTTATCTATGGTAAACCCGATATATGTCTGCTATCTAAAGCCCCAGCAGatattagttggttatggcaccgccgCCTTTCCCATCTAAACTTTGGGTACATCAACAAATTAATCGGCGATGATCTTGTTCGAGGGCTACCACTTCTGAAGCTTGATAACGAAACTCTTTGTGCCGCATGTGAAAAAGGAAAACTTTCCAAATCCACTCACAAAAGCATCTCAGAATCTAGTGTGTCCGAACCACTAGAGTTGTTGCACATAGACCTTTGTGGCCCTGCCAAAACCCAAACCATTCAAGGGaagaagtacattcttgttgtcgttgatggttTCTCGCGCTTTACTTGGGTCTTTTTCTTAAGACTAAAATCAGAAgcacctgaagagatgatcaacttcatcaaacaaATCGAGCTGAAGTTGAAACGACCTGTTCgaagaatccgaagtgataatg TTGCTTATCGAGTACTGAATAAACGTACTAGAGTAATTGAAGAAAGTACCGATGTTCATTTCGATGAATTTTATGTTAGGAAATTGGATCGTGAACATTTTGGTTCAAAAatgattgaaaatatttttcaaaatccaattCAACAAACACCTTCTCCTGACATAGACATTGAAATCGATCTTGATTTGCTTTTTGAACAACCAAAAACCGCTTACAATTCTGAACTTCTAACTACTTTAATTGACCCTACAGGAACACCCAGTGAAGTAATTCCACAAACAAACCAAAATGATGCAAATCAATTCGAGGGGGAACCACCAACACATACTTCCTCTTTGGAACAAACACCAAATCCTCCTTTAAACACCCGAACCCCAAATAGCCAAAACAATCCCGATGCATCATTTATGGGGGAACCTTCAAACCTATTCCAAGATGAAACGCCCGGAGAAGAACAATGGGATACTGAAACTCCAATTATTATAGCGGAAGAGAATCGCTTAATAAAGTGGACCAGAAATCATCCAACAGACCAAATCATCGGAGATCCCAACATAGGCATTCAGACTAGAGGCGCATCCACAAATGAATGTTTATTTGGAGCCTTCTTATCCACGACCGAACCCAAAACCATACATTCTGCTATAAAAGATCCAGATTGGGTAAAAGCTATGCAAGAAGAGCTagcagaatttgaaagaaacgac GTTCAAGATGGGTATACAGAAACAAGACTGACGATCAAGGAATCATTTGTCGAAACAAGGCACGTCTTGTAG